A genomic segment from Tuwongella immobilis encodes:
- a CDS encoding PSD1 and planctomycete cytochrome C domain-containing protein, whose amino-acid sequence MKPTYLLAVSTALAFFAGSFSAHAAEPPQFERDVRPILKAFCLDCHGGNEKVSAKLDLRLKRFMLQGGESGEAIVPGKPAESLLIERMKSGEMPPGEKKVPASQIAILEQWIAAGAPTLRPEPEKLPPGLDITPEERAYWFYQPLSRPAVPQVKQSQRVRTPIDAFIQAKLEAQSLSMNDDADKRTLIRRATLDLTGLPPTEAEVAAFLADTSEQAYDRLLDRLLASPAYGERWARHWLDVVGYADSEGDATNDTPRDEAWRYRDYVIRAMNADKPIAQFIIEQMAGDELIPRPWNNLTPSQVELLAATNFLRMVPDTTASRNGPAESQQTVADAVKVVGSTLLGLSVGCAQCHDHRYDPIPQSDYFRFRALLEPALNPANWRVPSQRRVSLFTDADRAKAAAVDAEVNKMTAEYSAKEAKAVRAAFEKVLATFPADQQPNLKAAFDTPADKRTPEQKQMVASNPKLNVTPGVLYQFDPPARKELDDMMAKINQKRAERPVEQFVSAVFEHPGEIPPTKIFHRGDYRDPRSEVLPGDLTIAAPDGKRLELPKDDAVLPTTGRRLAYAKYLTSGNHPLFGRVFVNRIWLHHFGRGIVDTPGEFGILGQRPSHPELLDWLATELAQNGWSLKKLHKTIMQSSVYRQSSARSPQKDAADGGNALLGRYPVRRLEAETLRDCLLVVTGRLDSTQFGPPLPVMEDTVGQVLTPDQQPRRTIYFQQRRSKPIAFLTTFDAPSGELNCDRRISSTAAPQALMLMNSDFMLQQASHFATRVRKETPATFALPANLVATLPRSASDAWQYGYGEWDAANKRLSKFTPLPHWSGSTWQGGPQLPDAAHGWAMLHASGGHSGDAQHSPIRRWVAPTAGVVTIRGKLHHPSPAGDGVRGRIVSSRSGLHSEWHVKTRSEATDASQITVQPGDTIDFVLDCVGDVTSDSFDWTVQLTLTDAKNASESWDSRTDFRGPQATGANLAQLAARAWQIVYQRPIRQAELDLVVDFLGKQVRTYRAAKHADPELAALTNLCQQLLASNEFLYVD is encoded by the coding sequence ATGAAGCCGACCTACCTCCTTGCGGTTTCCACCGCATTGGCTTTCTTCGCTGGCTCGTTCTCGGCTCACGCCGCAGAGCCGCCACAATTTGAACGCGACGTTCGCCCCATTCTCAAAGCATTCTGCCTCGATTGCCATGGCGGAAACGAGAAAGTCAGTGCCAAACTCGACTTACGTCTCAAACGCTTCATGCTGCAAGGCGGCGAGAGCGGCGAAGCGATCGTGCCCGGCAAACCCGCCGAAAGTCTGCTCATCGAACGCATGAAGTCCGGCGAAATGCCGCCCGGCGAAAAGAAAGTGCCGGCATCGCAAATTGCGATTCTGGAACAATGGATCGCAGCCGGTGCCCCGACTCTTCGCCCCGAACCCGAGAAACTCCCACCCGGATTGGATATCACCCCCGAAGAACGGGCCTACTGGTTCTATCAACCACTGAGTCGGCCTGCTGTGCCGCAAGTCAAACAGTCTCAACGAGTTCGGACGCCAATTGATGCGTTCATCCAGGCGAAACTCGAAGCGCAATCGCTGTCGATGAATGACGACGCCGATAAACGGACGCTGATTCGTCGGGCGACGCTCGACCTCACCGGGCTGCCACCCACCGAGGCGGAAGTGGCCGCATTCCTGGCCGACACCTCCGAGCAAGCGTATGATCGTCTGCTGGATCGCCTGTTAGCGTCGCCCGCTTATGGGGAACGCTGGGCGCGGCACTGGCTGGATGTGGTCGGTTACGCCGATTCGGAAGGCGATGCGACCAATGACACGCCGCGTGACGAAGCGTGGAGGTATCGGGATTATGTCATTCGTGCGATGAATGCGGATAAGCCGATCGCGCAATTCATCATCGAACAGATGGCTGGGGATGAGCTGATTCCGCGACCTTGGAACAATCTCACGCCGTCGCAAGTGGAACTGCTCGCCGCGACGAATTTCCTGCGAATGGTCCCCGACACCACAGCCAGTCGCAACGGGCCTGCCGAGTCGCAACAGACGGTGGCGGATGCGGTTAAGGTGGTTGGCTCGACGCTCTTGGGGCTGTCGGTCGGCTGTGCCCAATGCCACGACCATCGCTATGACCCGATTCCGCAATCGGATTATTTCCGCTTCCGGGCGTTGCTGGAGCCGGCGTTGAATCCGGCGAATTGGCGAGTTCCCTCGCAACGTCGCGTCTCGTTATTCACCGATGCGGACCGGGCGAAGGCGGCGGCGGTGGATGCCGAAGTCAACAAAATGACGGCCGAATATTCGGCCAAAGAAGCGAAGGCGGTTCGAGCCGCATTCGAGAAGGTTCTCGCCACCTTCCCGGCGGATCAGCAGCCGAATCTGAAAGCTGCTTTTGACACGCCAGCGGACAAACGAACGCCCGAACAGAAGCAGATGGTTGCTTCCAATCCCAAATTGAATGTCACGCCTGGGGTACTGTATCAGTTCGATCCGCCAGCCCGGAAAGAACTCGATGACATGATGGCGAAGATCAATCAGAAGCGGGCCGAACGTCCCGTGGAGCAATTTGTCTCGGCGGTGTTCGAGCATCCAGGCGAAATTCCGCCGACCAAAATCTTCCATCGCGGCGATTATCGTGATCCGCGGTCGGAAGTGTTGCCCGGCGATTTGACCATTGCCGCGCCGGATGGCAAACGGCTGGAGCTGCCCAAAGATGATGCGGTCCTGCCGACAACGGGCCGACGATTGGCCTATGCCAAATATTTGACCAGCGGCAATCATCCGCTGTTTGGCCGCGTGTTTGTCAATCGCATCTGGCTGCATCATTTCGGACGTGGAATTGTCGATACACCCGGCGAATTTGGGATTCTCGGCCAACGCCCCTCGCACCCGGAACTGCTCGATTGGCTGGCCACCGAGTTGGCCCAAAATGGCTGGAGTCTGAAGAAGCTCCACAAGACAATCATGCAATCGAGCGTGTATCGACAAAGTTCGGCCCGATCGCCGCAGAAGGATGCGGCGGATGGCGGCAATGCCCTGCTGGGGCGGTATCCCGTGCGACGGCTCGAAGCGGAGACACTCCGCGATTGCCTGCTCGTGGTCACCGGTCGGCTCGATTCAACCCAGTTCGGCCCGCCGCTTCCCGTGATGGAAGATACGGTGGGACAAGTGCTTACGCCGGATCAACAGCCGCGCCGCACGATCTATTTCCAACAACGGCGAAGCAAGCCGATTGCATTTCTGACGACCTTCGATGCCCCGTCGGGGGAGTTGAATTGCGATCGTCGCATCTCGAGCACCGCGGCCCCGCAAGCGCTGATGCTGATGAATAGCGATTTCATGTTGCAACAAGCATCGCACTTTGCCACTCGCGTTCGCAAGGAAACGCCAGCCACGTTCGCGCTGCCTGCGAATCTGGTGGCGACGCTGCCACGCAGCGCATCCGACGCTTGGCAATATGGTTACGGCGAATGGGATGCCGCGAATAAGCGGTTGTCGAAATTCACGCCGCTGCCGCACTGGAGCGGTTCGACCTGGCAGGGTGGCCCACAGTTGCCCGATGCCGCCCATGGGTGGGCGATGCTGCATGCGTCGGGTGGCCATTCGGGGGATGCGCAACATTCGCCGATTCGTCGATGGGTCGCGCCGACTGCCGGCGTTGTGACGATTCGCGGCAAGCTGCACCATCCTTCGCCGGCGGGTGATGGTGTGCGTGGGCGGATTGTCTCGAGTCGGTCTGGCCTGCATAGTGAGTGGCATGTGAAGACGCGCTCCGAAGCGACTGATGCGTCGCAAATCACCGTGCAGCCAGGGGATACGATCGATTTCGTTCTTGATTGCGTTGGCGATGTCACCTCGGATTCGTTCGATTGGACCGTGCAACTCACGCTAACCGATGCCAAGAATGCGAGTGAATCGTGGGACTCTCGCACGGATTTCCGAGGGCCGCAAGCAACGGGAGCGAATCTGGCGCAACTGGCCGCGCGGGCGTGGCAGATCGTGTATCAGCGTCCAATCCGGCAGGCGGAATTGGACCTGGTGGTGGACTTTTTGGGCAAGCAAGTGCGGACTTATCGCGCCGCAAAGCATGCCGATCCTGAATTGGCGGCGCTGACCAACCTTTGCCAACAACTCCTGGCCTCGAACGAGTTTCTCTATGTGGACTGA
- a CDS encoding S1C family serine protease — translation MKPFSRMTFSRRIWLAGLSCVGSLALIGAPASMLADDAQVVKSAEQQRIDVINKVRPSVVAIFDPAGQGGGSGVIIDPEGYALTNFHVVGQNRFVRCGLPDGILYDGVVVGLDRVGDVALVKLLPKKEGDKFPFSPMGDSDKLKPGEWSLAMGNPFLLATDFTPTVTFGLISGVNRYQYPSGSFLEYTDCIQFDTSINPGNSGGPLYNMQGELVGINGRGSFDKRSRINSGVGYAISINQIKNFLGHMYAGIDTDHATLGATVSTDEDDSAIPRMVIQQMLEDSDIARRGILPEDELVSFAGRPISSTNQYKNILGIYPKGWRLPMVVRRNEERRETLVRLMGLLPSERPQPMQPGRPQPAPGRPQPGQPMAPTKPQPESPAAKYFKAKPGFANYYFNEVQQQKLLAAFAKFGDFSQKTGAWTATGKYQMADRAGNLKFRIGEGNKMAGDAGTTQVSLSMNFDSQLDPLKPGLTSKDLQEPINSGGLMVALYHYRRLLTMGAKGFEGKFAHGGHEPFYPMPLTGDAPKNLRDLRIDTEVLLTEHGAVDGKWYFDRKDGKLLGFEIFVSDDDDPCEVFLHDYKPVNGVQLPHTLEVRYRDSRYAVLTISDYQLAEAAK, via the coding sequence ATGAAACCGTTCTCGCGTATGACATTCTCGCGGCGTATCTGGCTTGCGGGGCTGAGTTGTGTGGGTTCGTTGGCGTTGATCGGTGCCCCGGCATCGATGCTGGCCGATGATGCGCAGGTGGTCAAATCCGCTGAACAGCAACGGATCGATGTGATCAACAAAGTTCGGCCGTCGGTCGTCGCCATCTTCGACCCCGCTGGTCAAGGCGGTGGCTCGGGGGTGATTATCGATCCCGAAGGCTACGCGCTGACCAACTTCCACGTCGTTGGCCAAAATCGCTTTGTGCGCTGCGGCTTGCCTGATGGCATTCTCTACGACGGCGTTGTCGTGGGGCTGGATCGCGTGGGCGATGTGGCATTGGTCAAATTGTTGCCCAAGAAAGAGGGCGACAAGTTCCCATTCTCCCCGATGGGCGATAGCGACAAGCTCAAGCCCGGCGAATGGTCGCTGGCCATGGGCAACCCGTTTCTGCTGGCCACGGATTTTACCCCCACGGTGACATTCGGCCTTATTTCAGGCGTGAATCGCTATCAATACCCGTCGGGAAGCTTCCTGGAATACACCGATTGCATCCAGTTCGATACCTCCATTAACCCCGGGAACTCCGGCGGCCCACTCTACAACATGCAGGGCGAACTGGTTGGCATCAACGGTCGCGGTTCGTTCGACAAGCGCTCGCGGATCAACTCCGGGGTGGGCTACGCGATTTCGATCAACCAGATCAAGAATTTCCTGGGCCACATGTACGCGGGCATTGATACCGATCATGCGACTCTGGGCGCTACGGTCTCCACGGATGAGGATGATTCGGCAATCCCGCGCATGGTCATCCAACAGATGCTCGAAGATTCGGACATCGCCCGTCGCGGGATTCTGCCCGAGGATGAGCTGGTCTCGTTCGCGGGTCGGCCAATCTCCAGCACCAACCAGTATAAGAATATCCTGGGGATTTACCCCAAAGGCTGGCGCTTGCCGATGGTGGTCCGCCGCAACGAGGAACGCCGCGAAACGCTGGTGCGGCTGATGGGCTTGCTGCCATCGGAACGCCCGCAACCGATGCAGCCGGGTCGGCCACAACCCGCCCCCGGTCGTCCGCAGCCGGGTCAGCCGATGGCTCCGACGAAGCCACAACCGGAATCCCCGGCCGCCAAATACTTTAAGGCCAAACCGGGATTCGCAAATTACTATTTCAACGAAGTCCAACAGCAAAAGTTGCTGGCAGCATTCGCCAAATTCGGCGACTTCAGCCAGAAGACTGGTGCCTGGACCGCGACTGGCAAATATCAGATGGCCGATCGTGCGGGGAATCTCAAATTCCGCATTGGTGAAGGCAACAAGATGGCTGGTGACGCGGGCACCACGCAGGTGAGTTTGTCGATGAATTTCGACAGCCAGCTCGATCCGCTCAAGCCGGGCCTGACCAGCAAAGACCTGCAAGAGCCGATCAATTCCGGCGGATTGATGGTCGCGCTGTATCACTATCGCCGACTGCTGACGATGGGTGCAAAGGGATTTGAGGGCAAGTTTGCCCATGGTGGCCACGAGCCGTTCTATCCCATGCCGCTGACGGGAGATGCGCCGAAGAATCTGCGGGATCTGCGCATCGATACCGAAGTGCTGCTCACCGAGCATGGTGCGGTGGATGGCAAATGGTATTTCGATCGCAAAGACGGAAAGTTACTCGGGTTCGAGATTTTTGTCTCCGACGATGATGATCCGTGCGAGGTGTTCCTGCACGATTATAAGCCGGTCAACGGGGTTCAACTGCCGCATACCCTGGAAGTTCGCTACCGCGACAGCCGTTATGCGGTGTTGACCATCAGCGATTACCAACTAGCCGAAGCCGCCAAGTAA
- a CDS encoding PDZ domain-containing protein, producing MMNRGRIVTWGVCLLALTMPTWFPTSAMAQPMADALNDANETVIKSAVMIAAPSVVKIETSGGAEVIGSGRSMIRKGIGPTTGLIVDADGFIITSAFNFVNKPTDIIVTIPGKGRHVAKVVATDRTRLLTLLKVEVKGLPVPKAIPLKEIQIGQWSIALGRTLDPNVDHPPSQSVGIISALGRIWGKAIQTDAKVSPVNYGGPIIGVDGRVQGVLVPASPQGEGETAGVEWYDSGIGFAIPLDDVFRVLPRLKTGKDLRAGLLGISQAAGNQYADLPKIGLVTPGSAAEKAGIQPGDLILSVDGKPVVNQAQVLHQLRPKYEGDVVSVKVKRGDKELDFPQIPLAGSLQVQPTPYLGILPMRDDPEPGVGIRQVLPKSPAEQAGLKMGDRILKIAPATAMQLRGFNGRDQFSQLVSTLPAGLEVKLEVKRAESKKTETITLRLGAMTDELPAKLEENSTAKKALEKPKPAPQPMGGPRPPMPMPMPMPMKDEPKEDAKKPAAKPETGLIRRNDPVVDRSYWMYVPPTYDPNISYGLVVWLHIPGQGGKDADTVLNVWDQICQKYHLIMVAPLSKNADGWLGSEMDDILATVQEVRKQYTIDPERVIAHGMGGGGQMAFYLGFNAREQFRGVAAIGAVPSSPPKDNLPGRRLSIFLTVGEKDPLRPEVLEAKPKLLEKQLPLLFRELPGMGKEYVDAPTFDELIRWIDSLDRI from the coding sequence ATGATGAACAGAGGCCGGATTGTGACGTGGGGCGTTTGCCTGCTCGCCCTCACCATGCCCACTTGGTTTCCCACCTCGGCAATGGCTCAGCCCATGGCCGATGCACTCAATGACGCGAATGAAACGGTCATCAAATCGGCGGTGATGATCGCGGCCCCAAGTGTCGTCAAAATCGAGACTTCCGGTGGAGCCGAAGTGATCGGCTCGGGCCGCAGCATGATCCGCAAGGGCATCGGCCCGACGACTGGACTGATCGTCGATGCTGATGGCTTCATCATCACCAGTGCGTTCAACTTTGTTAACAAACCGACCGACATCATCGTCACCATTCCCGGCAAAGGCCGCCATGTGGCGAAGGTGGTAGCCACCGACCGCACCCGACTGCTGACGCTGCTGAAGGTCGAAGTCAAGGGATTGCCGGTGCCCAAAGCGATTCCGCTGAAGGAAATTCAGATTGGTCAGTGGTCAATCGCGTTGGGTCGCACGTTGGATCCTAACGTCGATCATCCGCCGTCGCAATCGGTGGGCATCATCAGTGCGCTGGGCCGTATTTGGGGCAAAGCCATTCAAACCGACGCGAAAGTTTCGCCGGTCAATTATGGTGGCCCAATCATTGGTGTGGATGGGCGCGTGCAAGGCGTGCTCGTCCCGGCCAGCCCGCAAGGCGAAGGCGAAACCGCGGGTGTGGAATGGTACGATTCCGGAATCGGATTCGCGATTCCGCTCGACGATGTGTTCCGCGTGCTGCCACGCTTGAAGACCGGTAAAGACCTTCGCGCTGGGCTGCTAGGCATCTCGCAAGCGGCGGGCAATCAATACGCGGATCTGCCGAAAATTGGCCTGGTCACTCCCGGAAGCGCCGCTGAGAAAGCGGGCATTCAGCCCGGCGACCTCATCCTCAGCGTGGATGGCAAACCGGTGGTCAACCAGGCGCAAGTGCTGCATCAACTCCGCCCCAAGTACGAAGGTGATGTCGTCTCCGTGAAGGTCAAACGCGGCGACAAGGAACTGGACTTTCCGCAAATTCCGCTGGCCGGATCGCTCCAAGTGCAACCGACGCCGTATCTGGGTATCCTGCCGATGCGCGATGATCCCGAACCGGGCGTCGGCATCCGCCAAGTGCTTCCGAAGAGTCCCGCCGAGCAAGCCGGACTGAAAATGGGTGACCGCATTCTGAAGATCGCCCCAGCGACGGCGATGCAACTGCGTGGATTCAACGGTCGCGATCAGTTCAGCCAGTTGGTCAGCACCCTGCCCGCCGGATTGGAAGTGAAGTTAGAAGTCAAACGCGCGGAATCCAAAAAGACGGAAACCATCACACTGCGACTCGGTGCGATGACCGATGAACTGCCGGCCAAACTCGAAGAGAATTCGACCGCGAAGAAAGCGTTGGAAAAGCCAAAACCCGCGCCGCAACCGATGGGTGGACCGCGTCCGCCAATGCCGATGCCAATGCCGATGCCGATGAAGGACGAGCCGAAGGAAGACGCCAAGAAGCCGGCCGCGAAGCCGGAGACCGGGCTAATCCGTCGCAACGATCCGGTTGTCGATCGCTCGTATTGGATGTACGTGCCCCCGACGTATGACCCGAATATCTCGTATGGGTTGGTCGTGTGGCTGCATATTCCCGGCCAAGGCGGCAAAGATGCGGATACCGTGCTGAACGTCTGGGATCAGATCTGCCAGAAGTATCATCTGATTATGGTCGCCCCATTATCCAAGAATGCCGATGGCTGGTTGGGTTCCGAAATGGACGATATTCTGGCGACCGTGCAAGAAGTCCGCAAACAGTACACCATCGACCCCGAACGGGTGATCGCTCACGGCATGGGCGGCGGCGGGCAAATGGCGTTCTACCTCGGATTCAATGCGCGGGAGCAATTCCGAGGCGTGGCGGCGATTGGTGCCGTGCCGTCGAGTCCGCCCAAGGATAATCTCCCAGGTCGGCGGTTGTCGATCTTCCTGACCGTCGGCGAGAAAGATCCGTTGCGGCCGGAGGTGCTCGAAGCCAAGCCCAAGCTCCTGGAAAAGCAACTCCCGCTGTTGTTCCGCGAACTGCCCGGCATGGGCAAAGAATATGTCGATGCTCCGACATTCGACGAACTCATTCGCTGGATCGATTCGCTTGATCGAATCTAA
- a CDS encoding MBL fold metallo-hydrolase: protein MLQRKYLFPNVIELNYQAAQLLGVNVYLIDGGSEFILIDIGTEDTVEEIVELIRQMDFKLSKCKMIVATHADADHIQGLQRARELLKAPIAAHPASVGPLETADEIQTYASIAAQNIHLPLRPTKIDMLLNEGDVIKVGKLKLNVWHTPGHTPGQLSFKMGNLLLSGDNIYKDSCVGVIDAHHGSDLPKFIESLKRILADDSEFLLPSHGPVFRRDPQIIQKAIDRLTAYQFMPDFGTCAIAWPLLDEFASDLVTGRMPNL, encoded by the coding sequence ATGCTACAGCGGAAGTACCTTTTTCCGAACGTCATCGAACTGAATTATCAGGCCGCCCAACTGTTGGGCGTGAATGTTTACCTGATTGATGGCGGTAGTGAATTTATTCTCATCGATATTGGCACGGAAGACACCGTTGAAGAGATTGTCGAACTGATTCGGCAAATGGACTTCAAATTGTCGAAGTGCAAAATGATTGTGGCGACACATGCCGATGCGGATCATATCCAGGGATTGCAGCGTGCCCGTGAGCTGCTGAAGGCACCCATTGCCGCGCATCCGGCCAGCGTCGGGCCGCTCGAAACCGCCGATGAAATTCAGACTTACGCTTCGATCGCGGCACAGAATATCCATCTACCGCTTCGGCCGACGAAGATTGACATGCTGCTGAACGAAGGCGATGTCATCAAGGTGGGGAAACTGAAACTCAACGTCTGGCACACGCCGGGGCACACGCCGGGACAGTTGAGTTTCAAGATGGGCAATCTGCTGCTCAGCGGTGACAACATCTACAAAGATTCATGCGTTGGTGTGATTGACGCCCACCATGGCTCGGATCTGCCAAAGTTCATCGAATCGCTCAAACGAATTCTGGCGGATGACAGCGAGTTTCTGCTGCCCAGTCATGGGCCAGTGTTCCGACGCGATCCGCAGATTATCCAAAAGGCGATTGACCGTCTGACGGCGTATCAGTTTATGCCGGATTTTGGCACCTGCGCGATTGCGTGGCCACTTCTGGATGAGTTTGCGTCCGATCTGGTGACCGGACGCATGCCCAATCTGTAA
- a CDS encoding S1C family serine protease has product MQQGTMRRGGVLGALLLGMLFPGLIHGQTAFDAVSNTVNSKLVKIYGSGGFKGVAGYGTGILISADGYILTAAGQLLDTSEPTIHLSDGRKMRAGIVVIEPELDSALLKLKPEPGDLLDLPFFDALAAAKRPLSQPGDWVLAFSNSFKIATRDEPMTVQRGVIAAYAKLTGRRGIFDAPYQGDVYVIDAITNNPGSAGGALTNRKGELLAIIGKELLNTQTDTWLNYAIPLQATVNVPTEDGKTTTVSMADFIERGMKGTYKPTPKREESIVNAGGYHGIVLVNDVVERTPPYVDEVLPESPGAKAGLRPDDLIVFVDGEPIATIKGFQDQMRRLRPGTTVRLEVRRGDSLLTKELLLVPQPQPAAPTTKQ; this is encoded by the coding sequence ATGCAACAGGGGACCATGCGACGCGGCGGAGTGCTGGGTGCGTTGCTGCTGGGGATGCTCTTTCCCGGCTTGATTCACGGTCAAACGGCCTTCGATGCGGTCAGCAACACCGTAAACTCCAAGCTGGTCAAGATTTATGGCTCGGGCGGCTTCAAAGGCGTCGCCGGCTACGGCACCGGCATTCTCATCTCGGCGGATGGGTACATTCTGACGGCCGCCGGACAACTGCTGGATACCAGCGAACCGACCATCCATCTCAGCGATGGTCGGAAGATGCGAGCTGGAATTGTCGTGATTGAACCGGAGTTGGACAGCGCCCTGCTAAAGCTCAAACCTGAACCGGGCGATCTGCTCGATTTGCCGTTTTTTGATGCGCTCGCCGCAGCGAAACGTCCCTTGTCTCAACCCGGCGATTGGGTGCTGGCCTTCAGCAACTCGTTCAAAATCGCCACGCGGGATGAACCGATGACGGTGCAACGGGGGGTGATTGCCGCCTACGCGAAGCTGACCGGCCGCCGCGGGATTTTCGATGCCCCGTATCAAGGTGATGTCTACGTCATTGATGCGATTACGAACAATCCCGGCTCGGCGGGTGGTGCCCTCACCAATCGCAAGGGCGAGTTGCTGGCCATCATCGGCAAGGAACTGCTGAACACGCAAACCGATACCTGGCTGAACTATGCGATTCCGCTGCAGGCGACGGTGAATGTCCCAACCGAGGACGGCAAAACGACGACCGTTTCCATGGCGGACTTCATCGAACGCGGCATGAAGGGCACCTACAAACCGACTCCGAAGCGCGAAGAATCGATCGTGAATGCCGGTGGGTATCACGGCATCGTTCTGGTGAATGACGTCGTGGAACGCACACCGCCGTATGTCGATGAGGTGCTTCCCGAATCGCCGGGTGCCAAGGCGGGATTACGGCCCGATGATCTGATTGTATTCGTGGATGGCGAACCGATTGCCACCATCAAAGGCTTCCAAGATCAGATGCGACGCCTTCGCCCCGGTACGACCGTGCGGCTCGAAGTTCGACGTGGTGATAGCCTGTTGACCAAGGAACTGCTGCTGGTCCCGCAGCCGCAACCGGCCGCCCCCACGACCAAGCAATAA
- a CDS encoding DUF1501 domain-containing protein, with the protein MWTEPGFSTRREFLNRSAFGIGTFALAQLLQQDRLLADTVSKPGENLPLNLKPRQPHFAPKAKAMISLFMHGGPSHVDLLDPKPELSKLNGKEYSGDIHYSFVQRANKKLFGTPWKFEKRGQCGTPVSELLPHTAKIVDDICVVRSMHTGHNGHEVSIRYFHGGIAGVTGRPTMGSWLVYGLGSEAQNLPAYMVLSDPGGHPVDGTHNWSCGFMPPLYQGTVLRPNEPRILNLDAPPHLRGELQRQNLDLLAAINRQHLQQHPGEADLEGRIASYELAAAMQTAAKEALDISQEPPMIHRMYGIDQEHTRSYGTRCLIARRLVERGVRFVQLFLGGQPWDNHENIRSGLPSICQATDQPCAALVMDLKQRGLLDSTIVHWGGEIGRLPVCEGDLNQTTGRDHNGQGFSIWLAGGGIKGGMTFGSTDEVGHKAAENVVTPNDYQATIFHLLGLDHSKLVYHHNGRAQQITDGRPARIVKEILA; encoded by the coding sequence ATGTGGACTGAACCGGGCTTTTCGACGCGGCGCGAATTTCTCAATCGCTCGGCCTTCGGCATCGGGACGTTCGCGTTGGCGCAACTGCTGCAACAGGACCGACTTCTGGCCGATACGGTCAGCAAGCCGGGCGAGAATCTGCCGCTGAATCTCAAACCGCGACAACCGCATTTTGCCCCGAAGGCGAAAGCGATGATCTCGCTGTTCATGCACGGTGGCCCCTCGCATGTGGATTTGCTCGACCCGAAACCGGAATTGAGCAAACTGAACGGTAAAGAATACAGCGGCGATATTCATTACAGCTTTGTGCAGCGCGCGAACAAGAAACTGTTCGGCACACCGTGGAAATTCGAGAAACGCGGCCAATGTGGAACGCCAGTTTCCGAACTTCTGCCGCACACTGCCAAAATCGTCGATGACATTTGCGTCGTGCGTTCTATGCACACCGGGCACAACGGCCACGAAGTTTCGATTCGCTACTTTCATGGGGGCATCGCCGGGGTGACGGGTCGGCCGACGATGGGAAGTTGGCTGGTGTACGGGCTGGGGAGTGAGGCGCAAAATCTTCCCGCGTATATGGTTCTGTCCGATCCGGGTGGGCATCCGGTGGATGGGACGCATAATTGGTCGTGTGGATTTATGCCGCCGTTGTATCAAGGGACGGTGTTGCGTCCGAATGAGCCGCGCATTCTGAATTTGGATGCGCCGCCGCATTTGCGCGGGGAGCTGCAACGGCAGAATCTCGATTTGCTGGCGGCGATTAACCGCCAACATTTGCAGCAACATCCGGGTGAGGCCGACCTCGAAGGGCGAATCGCCAGCTATGAGTTGGCCGCCGCGATGCAGACCGCCGCGAAGGAAGCCCTCGATATTTCGCAAGAACCGCCGATGATTCATCGCATGTATGGCATCGATCAAGAGCATACGCGATCGTATGGCACCCGCTGCCTGATCGCCCGGCGATTGGTGGAGCGCGGCGTGCGATTCGTGCAATTATTCCTGGGCGGCCAGCCGTGGGACAATCACGAGAATATCCGATCTGGCCTTCCGAGCATCTGTCAAGCGACCGATCAACCGTGTGCGGCGCTGGTGATGGATCTGAAACAGCGTGGCCTGCTGGATAGCACAATCGTGCATTGGGGCGGTGAAATTGGTCGGCTGCCGGTCTGCGAAGGTGACCTGAATCAGACGACCGGACGCGATCACAACGGGCAAGGATTTAGCATTTGGCTAGCGGGCGGTGGCATTAAAGGTGGCATGACCTTTGGATCGACTGACGAAGTCGGTCACAAAGCCGCCGAAAATGTGGTCACCCCAAATGACTATCAAGCGACGATCTTTCATTTGTTAGGGCTGGATCATTCCAAGTTGGTGTATCACCACAATGGTCGAGCGCAGCAAATTACCGATGGTCGCCCGGCGCGAATCGTGAAAGAAATCTTGGCGTAA